In one Benincasa hispida cultivar B227 unplaced genomic scaffold, ASM972705v1 Contig1059, whole genome shotgun sequence genomic region, the following are encoded:
- the LOC120068806 gene encoding BEACH domain-containing protein B-like encodes MEVKDDKMDEKWWHLYDKLWIIISEINGKGPNKTLPKSSTSGGPTFGQRARGLVESLNLPAAEMAAVVVSGGIGSALGGKPNRIVDKAMILRSEKFPRIILRLVMLYICKSPLEKASRCVQQFISLLPSLVDTDDDQNKNRLQLFIWSLLAVRSQYRMLNNDARMHVISHLIRETVSCCKSILANSIIRTDDSSDTGVFLKETGYIHNLIQKERVSAAVSYFVYIDPCAC; translated from the exons ATGGAAGTTAAAGATGACAAGATGGATGAAAAGTGGTGGCATCTTTATGATAAATTGTGGATTATTATTAGTGAGATAAATGGCAAGGGACCGAACAAAACTTTGCCGAAATCATCAACTTCTGGAGGTCCCACATTTGGTCAAAGAGCCCGTGGATTAGTAGAATCACTCAACCTTCCTGCTGCAGAGATGGCTGCTGTTGTTGTATCAGGTGGCATAGGCAGTGCATTGGGAGGAAAACCGAACAGAATTGTTGATAAGGCAATGATTTTGCGCTCGGAGAAGTTCCCAAGAATTATTCTTCGACTTGTGATGCTCTACATCTGCAAATCTCCTCTTGAAAAAGCATCACGATGTGTGCAGCAGTTTATTTCACTTTTACCTTCTCTTGTCGATACTGATGAtgatcaaaacaaaaataggttGCAGCTGTTCATCTG GTCTTTGCTTGCTGTTAGGTCACAGTACAGAATGTTAAATAATGATGCTCGCATGCATGTCATATCGCATTTGATTCGAGAAACTGTAAGCTGTTGCAAATCAATACTTGCAAACAGTATAATCAGAACAGATGATTCCTCAGATACTGGTGTTTTTCTTAAAGAAACTGGGTACATACACAACCTGATACAAAAAGAACGAGTTTCTGCAGCTGTAAGTTACTTTGTGTATATTGATCCATGTGCTTGCTAG